The Macaca nemestrina isolate mMacNem1 chromosome 8, mMacNem.hap1, whole genome shotgun sequence genome contains the following window.
ACTGAACAATTCACTAAGACTTTTCAGATGCTTGCTACAGAACTTTACATtcatttaaaagcatttatttcatggaaaactttttgttttctcaataaatggaaattaaagcaTAACTAATGATGAAGGggatcataaaaatattttaaagttaaaaggaactaatttttttaaaagataggaaTCTACTACTTTAGTGGTTAATTGCAAGGTTGTAATGCTGGATAGTCCTAAATATGAAACCTGCCTCTTTCTACTTTTACTAGCTGAATGACCTTGGGAAGGCCTTAACCTTGGTAAACACAGGCTGACTGTGTTCTATATTGGTCAGAACTTGCCTGGAAAGTTAGAATAAATTCTGTGCATTAATTACAAGGTGGGCAGAAGAGCACATAGCCTACAAAAACAGGactttttaaatgtctaacaTTTGAAGGGTTATCAGGTAGATTAGAGGAATTAGGTTAGGTTTAAATTATACTATTTCaagcagggcgcagtggctcatgcctgtattcccagcactctgggaggccaaagcgggcagatcacttgaggtcaggagttccagaccagcctggccaacatatagtgaaactctctactaaaaatacaaaatacaaaaattagctgggtgtagtggtgcacgccggtagtctcagctacctgggaagctgaggcaggagaaagcttgaatctgggaggcggaggtttcagtgagccaaaattatgccactgcactccagccttggtgacacagggagactctgtctctcaaaaaaaaaaataaataaatacaattaattaattaattataaattatactaTTCCCAATGACAGAATTAGGAAGTTATAGAGAAGCAAATTTTGGCTACATTTAAAATGACTACCTAATAATCAGTCACCCTACACTGGAAGCTGCTTAAGGAAGTCTTTACAAGCAGTCAAAAAAATCAAGCTGAGGCTAAGACCATCTATTTGGCATTTGGTAGAAAGCACACAGCACCGGAAAACTGATGTGAATAACCTCAATAGTCTTTTCCAAGTTTAAGGAGGACTGCCATGACCAAGAGAGTTATTTCATATTTGTCACTTCATTTTCATAATCTCTAAAATCAACACAATAttttaatgaggaaactgaggacaaGAGCTTAATTTGATCATGGACTACAGTGGGTAGGTGGCATAgcttattttcaaattcattatgTTTGATTCAATTTAGGCTCTTTCCGATATAGTAATATTTGCTGATCTCAACCTTAACTCACAGAATTACCTATAgaaccttaaaaaaaattccacatccaggccgggcacggtggctcaagcctgtaatcccagcactttgggaggccgagacgggcggatcgcaaggtcaggagatcgagaccatcctggctaacatggtgaaaccccgtctctactaaaaaatacaaaaaactagccgggcgaggtggcgggcgcctgtagtcccagctactcgggaggctgaggcaggagaatggcgtaaacccgggaggcggagcttgcagtgagctgagatccggccactgcactccagcctgggcgacagagcgagactccgtctcaaaaaaaaaaaaaaaaaaaaaaaaattccacatccAAACCACATTCCATACCAATTAAACTGGAATCCACAGGAAGAGAGACCTCTTACGGTATGTAATGCTCCCAAGTGATCCCAATGTGCATAGCCATGATTAAGAACCACTGCTATATACAAAGGGTTGgcaagttttactggaacacacctaccttcatttgtttacatattacaAATGACTGCTTTCATGTCACAAGTGGCAGAGTTGATGAGCTGATTTTTATGGCCAACAAAggtgaaagtctttttttttttttttttactgttttagcCCTTTACAGTAAAAATTCGCCAGTCCTTGGCTCTAAATCATATTTTACCCTAACCATAATGCTCgagacccattttttttttccaccaaacAACATTGGTGGCACTGATAGAACCAAATTTGTGAGTTAAGCAAGGTTCGGATACCAAACTGGTAACAACGAAATGAAAATGATCCTTTTTAAGAGAtggctgggcacggaggctcacacaTGCAATCCCAatacgttgggaggccgaggtgggtggatttgaggtcaggagtttgagaccagcttggtcaacatggtgagaccccatttctagtaataatacaaaaattagccaggcatggtggcatgtgcctgtaatcccagttacttggggaggctcaggtaggagaatcgcttgaacatgggaggcactggttgcagtgcaccaagattgtgccactgcactccagcctgggaaacagagtgagactccatttaaaaaacaaaacaaaacaaaaaaaaaaccacacagacGTAAGAGATAAAGTATGTTAGACCACCAATTAATTTACGATAGAACTAATCCATTGATACAACCATGGCTAGGAAATACTTGATAAAAATTGCtagtaatattatttttgaaagtatGCATTGTAGTTCATTAttaatgcttttctttaaatCACTCCAATTATATGtggcattaattttttaaatggggttacTGCTGTTGCCATCAAACAACCACTACACCCAaaagatcttatttattctttaaggaaaagtgtgtgtatttaaaaacaCTACAGGGTTCCCAACATACTGTTAAATAGGAATAATCCATACAGCAGGAAGACAATGTAGCTCTAATAAGAAATTTGTCAAGGTCTTCTATATAATTAAGACAAAACAAAGTGCTGGCTAAGGAGTCTATCTAcccttaatattttatttaactaaatTGTCTCAGGGATTTTATTGTTAAAACTTGATATAAAGTACAAggaaaaagatcaacaaatagtattcattatatatacacactagCTGATTTTCACACAGTAAAaatttcacacatacacacacacacacacacacacacactcctacctCTGAAAGCTAACCCAAATTTAAAAAGCCAGAGGAACATTTCACAGGATTACTATGGCATTTTGCCCTCTGGCAACTAAAAACAGTGATTCCTTTAACAGAAAATACTCCATCCTCAAATGACCACCATCGTGTAAATCAGACACTGAACAGTTATGGTGCTTTGAAGTGAAAAAAACTAGCATTAAATAATGTATGACAGTGGTGGACAAGCCTCGGGTATGCATAGGAAACCTCAAACCCACTGAGCTTCTTCAAATAAAGATACACACAGTCAGATTAAACTAAAGACTTAACAATGGtcgtcttcttttaaaaaaattcccactATCAATGTGATTCTCTAAGATTCCTATATAACTTTTGGAGGGAAATATATTGAAGAGAAAGGCCTCAGAGGCCTTGCAACTAACGCAAAGGTGAATGAAAATCAGGTGACAGTGGACAAACAAAATAGCTTCTCGTGTGATAACAGAACAGCAGCTGCtctaggccagatgtggtgactcatgcctgtaataccagcactttgagaggctgaggcaagcggatcacctgaggttaggggttcgataccagcctggacaacatggtgaaatgccatctctactaaaaatacaaaaattagctgggtgtggggcatgcacctgcagtcccagctactcaggaggctgaggtaggagtattgcttgaacccgggaggtggagtttgcagtgagactccagcctgggctacagagtgagactcccactcaaaaataaataaataaataaataaataaataaataaataaaaacagaagaacaGTAGTCCTAAATAAACTAGAATACCATAATCTCATAATTGGCAAAATTCTTTGAAACACTTAAATATGTTTTAacagccaaaaataaaataaaaaaggttaaGGTGGTCTCTGAAATAACAAAGTGATTATATATTACAACTGAAGATTCTATCTTTCCCAGCACTGGGTATAAAATAGTGAGCACAGAGGCTAAAAATGAGGAAAGTCAAAGACCTGTACATGCAGCAGAGTCCACGTTCCTTAACAATATATGCAATACCTGGCTATTAATACATCTTTTGATAAactcacatatatatgtgttgaaaaaagacaaagaaaatataccaaataTGTAATGCATTTGAATGATGTCCCCCCTTCTTTTGTAAACAACTTTAGTATtactttataattaaaataattcaattaaaaatatacttcaagGTTATATCCAACTAGAATTAAGATGAACAAGGAAGTatctttgtatatatatttacctgGTTCTTCCTTGATGAGTAGTGTATTTTCTTCTGGATAGGCAACAGGTGGCTGCATCACTGAGCAATCTTCTAAATTCGTTTCATTATTAGGtggaatattataaataaatcttTTTGTAGTTTGGTTTTTCCTCCTTGTTTTGCCAGTCTCTTGAATTCCCTGGGAGCCCATATTATTCCAAATAAACACTTTTGTTTGACCTTCAGATTCATTTTCAGCCATTTCAGGAGATCCATCCTGGACCCAACTACTGTCATTCATTTGGTAGTTTTCTATTTGGCCCTCGTCGACATTACAACCATCATTTTCAACCTTTACATTGCTTGCCAAATTGGTAAGATTCCGTGTTGCCCAAAAACTGGCAATTTTTTGATCCCGTGATGAAGACAGACCATCTCTATTAACTGGTTTTCTATTATTATAGTCCACAACTACAGACTCTGGAGCTTCTGATTTAATGCTTATATTTAAGGCATCTTTAATGAAATTTCGGCAAGTTTGAACAACTTCACTCATCTGAAGATAGCTGGCCACTGTCATAACTTCAATGGCATTTTGGCTTGTGAGCACCAGGTTACCAGAATACAAGAAGTCCAAGATGACTGAAAAACCTTGAACTGCAGCAATATCTAAGTGGGTAGTATTGTTTTGGTTAGGGCTTTCTTTGTTTGAAAAGCAATATAAAGTCTTAAAGAAACGGCTGCCTGCAACCAGGATGTTCTTATGAGCTTTGAAGATTTTTCCGCTTACCACAATGCTGACATCACAAAGAAtacctttctttctctgttcatttAGTTGTCGCAGAAGTTGATAGCAATAAGAGTTCTCATTTGGCCTACTATTAAAGTCACAGTACCCCTCTTCTGATGGTATTTCTGACTCCTGTAATTGGATAAAAAACATTAGTATTAAACTctattgacttttttaaaaactcccaaaccaaggaaaaaaattatcaagCTTTTAAAAAGCGATAATCATATATATTAATCTGTAAGTAATCAAGAAAGAGAGTGAACAATGGTGGTGCAACCCactgctattatttaaaaaaaaaaaatcaacacatcTGACTGAAGATCAGCaggatttcattttaaaaataacattcatcATGTTATATCTTTCAAATATAAGCTAAGAATATGAATTgagaatttcttaaaattaaaaagagcaattattttcttcagaaaagaAACTTTCATTTATAGGAATTAAATGAGTTTGCTTTATCTCTGATAGGAAAGCAGCAGTCTCCCCTGATTGAACTTAAACTATCCAAGTTATATTTTGTGCTAGGCATATCACCCTGTCTACCATtaataaaaaggtaaattttaagtCTTGGCAAACATTAAAATCAAACAGTTTAGGTCAATGAAGTTAATTAAATCTAACTAGAGATAAAGGTAAGACCCTAAGGGGAAAATCTGCTTCAACTGCAGGAATATCTAGTTATATAATTTCCTATCAACTTTCAAAACGATTTATCTCTTTAGGGTCATACATACTATAAACTGTAAGGTAAATTAAAATTCCTGAATTCAAAAttctaaatgtttataaattttgCTTATCATACAGGTATTCATTATAGACCTACTTGGAGTCACAATTAAAATTGTGTGATATAATCGTAAGAGTATGAGCTAGAATTCAGAATGCTGTCTGTACCAGCTATTAACTGCGTATCCTTGGAAAGTCACTATCCCCGAGCCTTTTCCCTAAACTATAAATCAGTATTACAAATGTTAGTTAAAACTTTATGACTTTCCTCATACAGTGACTAGGTGGGTAAGCTCCCTCAAGGCAGAGCTGAATATCCCCTCCAGCACTTTGATTAAATATCCCCTCCACACTTTGCTAAACAACTGAAGTAATAATCTCTTTCCCAAGAGATAAACTGCTTAGACCATTTCTAGTagaaaagataactgaaaatacTGACCTTATTCAAGTGTCAATTCTTTGGCACAAAATATTGTTAAACATAGaccatttctataaaataataaaatatatacacatatacatggaTCTATGATTTTACAAGCATGGAGAAAAACGTGGAGAAATAAATACTAGAGTGTAAACAGGTTCAAAGGACTGACATGCTTAGAAGAGAGAAGTGGTGTAGAGATGACAGGACTGCAAAAGAAGTCTCACAAACAATATCCTAAATGGTGGATCCCTAAACAATCACAAAATGTGACTTAATGCAATCACATGCATGGCTAAATCATAAAAATTTTAGCTTTACTTGAGTCCATGTCACAGGAGGCCACACACACTGTCACAGTCATCTCAATTCTCTGAAACTAACTCAGTCCATCTAAAAATTATAGTGCTGCTCCCACATATGAGAAGTCAACTGAAAGaaccaaaatattaatattccAGGACacagccaggtacggtggctcacgcctgtaatcccagcagcttgagaggctaaggcaggtggatcatttgaggtcaggagttcaagactactctggccaacatggtgaaaccccaaactccatctctactaaaaatacaaacattagctgggcagtagtggggtgcgcctgtaatcccagctacttgggaggctgaggcagaggttgcggtgagccaagatcgcatcactgcactccagtttgggcaacagactaagatcctggctcaaaaagaaaaaaaaaaagattccaggaCACACTTCAACTGTTTCACTGTGAAAATAGAATAGTATGAAAAACCCTGCGAATCTGGAGTATATGATCACTTCAGAATGAAGCACACAAAGTAGAGAAATTTCCTCATTTTCGACGATTCCTTGGCAACCTTCCCGTTCCCTTCTGGTACCAAGTGCGTAATGCCCTTTTACCAAAAAACTCCCACCCATGCCCCCCCACCATATAATAATGTTCCATGCTCTAAATTAGCTATTTTCTCCTCCTACCAAAACATCCAATTCTGCAAAAACTGTTAAGTCACGGATAGAGGAATCAGAACAAGTCCATTCATGAGTAAtactcttatttttgtttttggggaACAGCAGAAAGGAAGTAACGTAATAATGAGACTTATTTAACCTAAGCTTTTGTATTAAACCAGTATGTTGTATTGGATTGTTGCAAAtacttgcttaaaaaaaaaaaacagtatgttGTGAAAGTTCATATGTAGCAAAGAGGAAAGAAACGATTTACTACTTGTGTGAAAATGTAAAGAATGATACTAAAAACACCTATAACAATTACTTGGACAATGTAACTTTCTACAAAAGCATCATTCTGTTTACTTGGTTTCCCTTTTAAGACTGAGTCAATTTTTTTGCCTATGCTCTCTACAGAAATTCCAAATAAGGGGGAAGAATCTTGCTTTGATGCAGGCCCAACACTAAGCTTTGTTACACAAGCTGTACCTGAACCCAAGCTCATGTGGTTCAATGTTCTATCTACTATATATTACAGTAAAAGTATGAATATTGTATGAATATTTGGAAGAAGCAAAGTTTTCAACACTGAATATCTGGCAGCATATACCCATGAAGTGTTTGTGAAAGCAGTGAATCAGCATGCACAAGTCAAGAACTGCCTAAAGTTCATATATCAAACAGTTGAAAACACTTCAGGAGGTGGCTATGCCTATTGTAGCAGTCATAATAGGCTATGGTCACTGCACTCTGAATTTTCTGGGCCAGTGCCAATTGCTAAGATTCTCTGCCTTTACCATACCAGATGTTCTAATTTTTAGAAGTAACTAAGACAAAAGCCTATCCATCAAAATATCTGCCCATTCTACTCTGACACAAACTGTACAAATTAAACACTATTcaaccactatttttttttctcattactaCGGCACAAGAACATTAATGTCGCTTGCTTTTATAACCAGTAACAGCAATTTCTTGTTTACCACTGATTAAAGCACTATTCCATATGTCTGCAGCAGCTATTAAATAtgcccttcaaaaaaaaaaacaaaaaacaaaaaccacacaaataAATATGCCCTTCGAAAAAATGAATCATTTCCAAGAGTACGTGTACTCTCTAAGGAGATTATTATTAAAGGATTTGGGTAAAAGAGCTAAATAAGTACAAAGCACTAAAAAACTGCCAATATTATTTGCTGAACTcaacaaattaataaattcttAGTGCCAGAGACAAAATCTTAAATAGGTCCCTAATAACTCCAGGTATTCTTTGCGTCTTTAGATCCTTCTTTAATGTTCTATGTCCACTTTTAGTATACCGATAACATCAGATATCACtgataagtttaaaaaaaattactatatcCACAACTGGTCTTTTCAAATGTAGTGACCTTTTCTAACCTCTCTCCCAAAAAGGACAACACAATTAGCTCTGACATTATAGTCTAAACTGGCTAAACAAGGAGATTTTAAAGAAACAGACATTCAGAGCTAAATACGAAATCttgaattttttcatttgtgaagATGCCCGTTAGTAAAACTGTAGTCTGGATGAGACCTCAATAtcaagtcttttaaaatttagaaaacatagaTAAGTGTCCATTTATTAAAATCCTTATAACCTATTATCTAGATGTTCAATATTTAAAGAACATAGGCtacaaaatagtaaatattttactcAAACGAAAATGCTTGAAAAGTCCTAACTTTACGCATTTATTTAATAGCATTAAATGAATGCCTACTTTGGCCTGGGTCTACACTGGGAACCAAAATGATTCAGTTGCTAATTTGAAGTTACTGTTAGTGGGTAAGACTCTTAAGGTGGTGTAAGAGCAGAAAGCAGGTGTATCTAatccagtgttttgttttttgtttttaaagtgtgGGGATGCTTTTTGGAAGAAACAAGACCTGAGCAGAGCTTTAAAGGATCCAAGAGTGGGATAGGTGGATGAGCACTTCAAGTAAATGAAacagcattaaaaacaaaacaaaacaacaaaaaaaaatccagcatttaaaaaaacataagaTGGTCTATAGCATCCTCAAAAGTTCAGATTTGTAAAAGAATTTCAATGTGATTTTCTAAACAGCCCTATGGAATGCAAATATGCACTTGGGCACATTTCAGAGGTAAATGTCCATCCATTTTGACCAGATTATAAAGAGggacatgtaatcccagcactttggaaggcgacAGGATGGCTGgtagccaggagttcaagcccagtccagtcaacatagcaaaaccctatctctaaaaaaaaaaaagaaagaaaaaaaaaagatgtgaacccccttccccctcccaaaTATTAGAACCATTGCTACTGGCACCTTACAGAGTTTTCAGAAACAGTGATATAATtgaaataacaaagagaagagatGACTATGGCAGCAAGGTGGAGATTTATTATCAGGGAAAGAAAGACTACAGATACCGTGACTAGTTGGAAAgctagttttcctttttttttgaaacagtgtcactctgtcacccaggcaggagtgcagtggttagatcatggctcattgtaccctcaacctcctgagttcaagggatcctcctgtctcagcctcccaagtagctgggactacaaggtgtgtgccaccatgcctggttattttattttttaaattttttgtagaggtaagagtctccctgtgttgcccaggctggtggcaaactcctggactcaagcaattctcccacttcggcctcccaaagagataagattacaggtgtgagccatgtaCCCTCTGGAAAGCTACTGTGAACAGCGCAACATACTTGCAAGAAAAAAAGACCTTAATTAGAGAAGATAGATGTCAATGAGGTGTCAAGCAGAGCCTACAAAAATAGTCTAAAAATCATCAGAACTTGCATGATAAAACAGATATaaggggtggagggagagaatCATAGGGTCATCAGCATTCTAGCTTGCGGCCTTAACAATGCCGCCAACTTGTAGAGAATACAAGACCATCACCAGTCTCCTACACTTTCGTGGGAATAGAGGAAGAGAGGCTAACTTCAGTTGCAAGTAATAGAAAGTCAAACAACACACCTGTAGTCAATCCATAAATGATAGGAAAATGTTATTCAACTAAAGAAACAAgcaattaggccgggcgcggtggctcaagcctgtaatcccagcactttgggaggccgagatgggcggatcacaaggtcaggagatcgagaccagcctggctaaatacggtaaaaccccgtctctactaaaaaatacaaaaaactagccgggtgaggtggcgggcgcctgtagtcccagctacttgggaggctgaggcaggagaatggcatagacccgggaggcggagcttgcagtgagctgagatgcggccactgcactccagcctgggcgacagagcgagactctgtctcaaaaaaaaaaaaaaaaaaaaaaagaaacaagcaattAGTATTTACTACCGTACTCAATTACAGCCCTTTTCCAATAACTGAATTAGCAAAAAAGACATTTGAAAGACAATCATTCAAGGGTAAActaaaagcaatgaaaacatCAAAATCTTCATTACTCTGCAGCAATTCACTGGAATATACTGAAAGAACAAAAACAGTAATTTCTACTtccaaattttagaataaattcattttatagaaGGAAGACAAGGCCATAGCAAGTGTGATGCCAAACAAATACATGCTAGTGGCAATGACAAATTATAATAGTTGgtagaaaaaaagacaaggtgGTCTCTTTTGTAGTTTTCTGATCATCTCTGAATCTTTGAGTGATGGCATCCTCTCTGGTAGCTTAAGTACTATCCCCAGAAATTCTAATCCTGTAAGTGTTAGGGAGCAGACAGACTATGGTTATtcaggtatttttttatttttgagatggagttttactcttgttgcccaaggtGCAGTGCAagggtacgatctcggctcaccgcaacctctgcctcctgcgttcaagcgattctcctgcctcagcctcctgaacagctgggattataggtacatgccaccatgcctggctaattttgtattatttatttatttattttaattagagatggggtttctccatgttggtcaggttggtctcgaactcccgacctcaggtgatccaccccctcccccacccccggcctcccaaagtgttgggattacaggtgtgagccactgtgcctggcctattcagGTTATTATAACAGCCTGCCAACCAGTTCTCTCCTCAAACTCTAAGCCCACATACATACTTCGTAGGTGTCT
Protein-coding sequences here:
- the LOC105483533 gene encoding zinc finger and BTB domain-containing protein 10 isoform X2 is translated as MTRLERSSHRTVICKVPGELVAREGKCASRARESEIPSEEGYCDFNSRPNENSYCYQLLRQLNEQRKKGILCDVSIVVSGKIFKAHKNILVAGSRFFKTLYCFSNKESPNQNNTTHLDIAAVQGFSVILDFLYSGNLVLTSQNAIEVMTVASYLQMSEVVQTCRNFIKDALNISIKSEAPESVVVDYNNRKPVNRDGLSSSRDQKIASFWATRNLTNLASNVKVENDGCNVDEGQIENYQMNDSSWVQDGSPEMAENESEGQTKVFIWNNMGSQGIQETGKTRRKNQTTKRFIYNIPPNNETNLEDCSVMQPPVAYPEENTLLIKEEPDLDGALLSGPDGDRNVNANLLAEAGTSQDGGDAGTSHDFKYGLMPGPSNDFKYGLIPGTSNDFKYGLIPGASNDFKYGLLPESWPKQETWENGESSLIMNKLKCPHCSYVAKYRRTLKRHLLIHTGVRSFSCDICGKLFTRREHVKRHSLVHKKDKKYKCMVCKKIFMLAASVGIRHGSRRYGVCVDCADKSQPGGQEGVDQGQDTEFPRDEEYEENEVGEADEELVDDGEDQNDPSRWDESGEVCMSLDD